One Cryobacterium arcticum genomic window carries:
- a CDS encoding ArsR/SmtB family transcription factor, with protein sequence MPRYASPEEPLPPSAERATVVFGANPLRGAIIRLLALNPEGMTSGAIQRELNTTYQTVFRHLQEMESTGIVTSDAGEKRQGQRVIYVLDSSALRAALHGYEAYLLGG encoded by the coding sequence ATGCCACGCTATGCGTCCCCTGAGGAACCTCTGCCGCCATCGGCCGAGAGGGCGACAGTGGTGTTTGGTGCGAACCCCCTTCGAGGTGCGATCATCCGCCTGCTTGCGCTCAACCCAGAAGGGATGACGTCTGGTGCAATCCAGCGAGAGCTCAACACCACCTACCAGACCGTGTTCCGCCACCTCCAGGAAATGGAATCGACAGGCATCGTCACTTCAGACGCCGGTGAGAAGCGGCAAGGCCAGCGAGTCATCTATGTGCTCGATTCCAGCGCCCTCCGGGCGGCGCTCCATGGCTACGAGGCGTACCTGCTCGGCGGTTAA
- a CDS encoding N-6 DNA methylase, which produces MNNAARDPLDTGALRKARGAFFTPPEIASFVADWAIRTADDAVLEPSAGDAEFLVHSVARLQELGAVSPHVHGVELHQWSADAGSERVRNAGGNVEMAVGDFFDTPAAGRYSAVVGNPPYIRFQDFAGDSRAKARAAALRGGVALSGLASSWAAFTVHGALSLQPGGRLGFVLPAELLHANYAAPVRRFLFENFSQVDLVLFEERVFAEAETEALLLLADGYGGSTNHARIRQVTDAGALTIDMPDAAKWTPTDPAAKWSASTVSPEAAGIYAKLILGGTFTALKTWGETTLGMVTGNNKYFALSPSRVAELGLLSSDVLRLSPPGSSHLRGLEFSTRAHNELGSAGKRTMLFRPASDPSDAALAYIAQGEVDSVQTAYKCRVRKDWWRVPLVAKADMLLTYMNADTPRLTTNSAGALHLNSVHGIYLTPEHRKVGRELLPVAALNSVTMLGAEFTGRAYGGGMLKIEPGEADLWALPSPAVVAAAREELLAIRPQVAGKLRNGNVLEAAKLVDDVLLVRALGMRRPEVAEIRAARAALAGRRESRSRRANS; this is translated from the coding sequence GTGAACAATGCCGCGCGGGACCCCCTCGATACAGGGGCACTTCGTAAGGCGCGGGGTGCGTTCTTCACCCCCCCAGAAATTGCCTCTTTCGTCGCAGATTGGGCCATCCGCACCGCTGATGACGCGGTGTTGGAACCGTCCGCTGGGGACGCGGAATTTCTAGTGCACTCAGTCGCACGACTGCAGGAGCTTGGGGCAGTGTCACCGCACGTTCACGGCGTGGAACTTCACCAGTGGAGCGCCGATGCCGGGTCTGAGCGCGTTAGGAATGCTGGCGGCAACGTCGAGATGGCGGTCGGTGACTTCTTCGACACTCCGGCAGCTGGTCGCTACTCAGCCGTGGTGGGAAACCCGCCATACATCCGTTTTCAGGACTTTGCGGGCGACTCCCGCGCAAAAGCGCGCGCTGCTGCGCTCCGCGGCGGAGTCGCGCTGTCTGGCCTTGCGTCGTCATGGGCCGCGTTTACCGTTCACGGTGCGCTGAGCCTCCAACCGGGTGGGCGTCTCGGTTTCGTCCTACCGGCGGAACTACTACACGCGAACTACGCCGCACCTGTACGGCGGTTCTTGTTCGAAAACTTTTCCCAGGTTGACCTTGTCCTATTCGAAGAGCGCGTATTTGCGGAGGCAGAGACGGAGGCGCTGCTGCTGCTAGCTGACGGCTACGGCGGTTCCACCAACCACGCTCGCATCAGACAAGTGACCGACGCGGGCGCGCTGACAATAGATATGCCAGATGCCGCGAAATGGACTCCGACTGATCCGGCAGCAAAGTGGTCCGCATCTACGGTTAGCCCGGAAGCCGCCGGCATCTACGCCAAGTTGATTCTCGGTGGAACCTTTACGGCACTCAAAACTTGGGGTGAGACGACACTCGGCATGGTTACCGGGAACAACAAGTACTTCGCCCTCAGCCCCAGTCGGGTGGCGGAGCTCGGTCTGCTTTCTAGCGATGTGCTCCGTCTCTCTCCTCCCGGATCGAGCCATCTTCGTGGGCTCGAGTTCTCGACTCGTGCACATAACGAACTTGGAAGCGCCGGAAAGCGGACGATGCTGTTCCGTCCGGCGAGCGACCCGTCTGACGCAGCCCTGGCATATATCGCCCAAGGCGAGGTCGATTCGGTGCAGACCGCCTACAAGTGCCGTGTGCGGAAAGACTGGTGGCGCGTCCCCCTAGTCGCCAAGGCCGACATGCTGCTGACGTACATGAACGCAGACACTCCACGGCTCACCACCAACAGCGCTGGCGCGTTACACCTCAATTCTGTTCACGGGATCTACCTCACACCCGAACACAGAAAAGTCGGGCGCGAGCTGTTGCCCGTCGCGGCCCTGAACTCTGTCACCATGCTCGGGGCCGAATTCACGGGCCGCGCATATGGCGGCGGCATGTTGAAGATCGAGCCTGGCGAGGCTGACCTCTGGGCTCTCCCTTCCCCGGCCGTCGTCGCAGCAGCGCGCGAAGAACTGCTCGCGATCCGGCCACAGGTCGCCGGGAAGCTTCGCAACGGCAACGTGCTTGAGGCGGCGAAACTCGTCGATGACGTTCTCCTCGTCCGAGCGCTTGGAATGCGCCGACCCGAGGTCGCCGAAATTCGCGCGGCCCGCGCTGCCCTCGCGGGACGCCGAGAATCTAGGAGCCGACGTGCCAACAGTTGA
- a CDS encoding DUF3560 domain-containing protein: protein MLTITHTHEAGTMIDGTSRGDGTAEVLKSTGWRWGRSISAWFVPQSRDRLPKLHTITRTKTALEAAGFEVTTEIDNSHRATADVEAGKIERQADRVAALSAKAERKTSAEDAAYDKARAALDRLPEGGEPIKVGHHSEGRHRNAIAKADIAMRKSVEASAEATVAQARADAATHTTDARYNPVTVANRIETLGAELRKLERRITAQCYDDTRGYIDATAEQIQALTTRLAPHIDEKRDQIAYWEAVRAAQVESGTATGYDRSTVKKGDRVKIRGQWREVVRANLKTVSVTTGYTWTDTAPYAEIQQLVRPE from the coding sequence ATGCTCACCATCACCCACACACACGAAGCCGGAACCATGATCGACGGCACCAGCCGCGGCGACGGAACCGCCGAAGTCCTCAAGTCCACCGGATGGCGCTGGGGCCGCAGCATCAGCGCCTGGTTCGTCCCCCAGTCCCGCGACCGCCTGCCCAAGCTGCACACCATCACCCGCACCAAGACGGCACTTGAAGCCGCCGGGTTCGAGGTCACAACCGAAATCGACAACAGCCACCGTGCTACCGCAGACGTCGAGGCCGGAAAGATCGAGCGCCAGGCCGACCGGGTCGCCGCCCTGTCCGCGAAAGCAGAGCGCAAGACCAGCGCGGAAGATGCTGCCTACGACAAGGCCCGCGCAGCGCTGGACCGGCTGCCCGAGGGAGGCGAGCCGATCAAGGTTGGCCACCACTCCGAAGGCCGCCACCGCAACGCGATCGCCAAAGCAGATATTGCCATGCGTAAATCAGTCGAAGCCAGCGCAGAGGCCACCGTTGCCCAGGCCCGCGCCGACGCGGCCACGCACACCACAGACGCCCGTTACAACCCGGTCACCGTGGCCAACCGCATCGAAACGTTGGGCGCTGAGCTCCGCAAGCTCGAACGCCGCATAACCGCGCAGTGCTACGACGACACACGCGGCTATATCGACGCCACCGCCGAGCAGATCCAGGCCCTCACGACCCGCCTCGCCCCGCACATCGACGAGAAGCGCGACCAGATCGCCTATTGGGAAGCCGTACGCGCGGCCCAGGTCGAAAGCGGCACGGCCACCGGCTACGACCGCTCCACCGTCAAGAAGGGCGACCGGGTGAAGATCCGCGGCCAGTGGCGCGAAGTCGTGCGCGCCAACCTCAAAACAGTCAGCGTCACCACCGGCTACACCTGGACCGACACCGCCCCGTACGCCGAGATTCAGCAGCTCGTGCGGCCCGAGTAA
- a CDS encoding DUF3846 domain-containing protein — protein sequence MTNTTIRSVKINPTETITTLDLDSAKGGNDIAAAIDCRMFAVVDLADSIDLFVDDEGLINGSTLNLPATVLAHLLGNPTVIFGTAIAVGTNHEGQTVGLSDSQFARVQKAFAQKPDPGTVDTLIESLSPFPTIVSMLRNI from the coding sequence ATGACCAACACCACCATCCGCAGCGTCAAGATCAACCCGACCGAAACCATCACCACGCTCGACCTGGACAGCGCGAAAGGTGGCAACGACATAGCGGCCGCCATCGACTGCCGTATGTTCGCCGTCGTCGACCTGGCCGACAGCATCGACCTTTTCGTGGACGATGAGGGACTCATCAACGGGTCGACCCTGAACCTGCCCGCAACCGTGCTGGCCCACCTGCTCGGCAACCCGACCGTGATCTTTGGAACCGCTATCGCAGTCGGCACCAACCATGAGGGCCAAACCGTCGGGCTCAGCGATAGCCAGTTCGCGCGGGTCCAGAAGGCTTTCGCCCAGAAGCCCGACCCGGGAACTGTCGACACGCTCATTGAGAGCCTGTCGCCGTTCCCCACCATCGTCAGCATGCTCCGCAACATCTAG
- a CDS encoding ParA family protein, with the protein MIESMQTLMVYSESGGVSKTTTAVSIAMTAAEQGRRTVLVDLDPRAAATKWLDVEPSGEGLHVGAILGDEDPQGWGEDLAVQSTWSKNLRVIPSARNVSNREADRADHAELRLRTALVGISADLVVIDCPNRQGGPLILSALNAADSIVYAATASSDGVDGVAGARRTVEQFRLSRTRIAAPITLSEAGIVLGRVQETIPSRPAVASTDELRATGMLLMPLVPERAIIQEVRLTGEWYGNYRKGAPVVAAYAKIVNQVIR; encoded by the coding sequence ATGATTGAAAGCATGCAAACATTAATGGTCTACAGCGAATCGGGCGGCGTCTCGAAAACGACTACCGCCGTATCGATCGCAATGACGGCCGCCGAGCAAGGCCGGCGGACGGTCCTAGTTGATCTTGACCCCCGTGCAGCAGCGACCAAATGGCTCGACGTCGAACCCTCCGGTGAAGGCCTCCACGTCGGCGCGATTCTCGGAGACGAAGACCCGCAAGGATGGGGCGAGGATCTGGCCGTGCAGTCCACCTGGTCAAAGAATCTCCGCGTGATTCCTTCCGCTCGCAACGTCTCCAACCGTGAGGCTGATCGAGCAGACCACGCCGAATTGAGACTACGAACGGCACTTGTCGGCATCTCTGCCGACCTGGTGGTTATCGACTGCCCCAACAGGCAGGGCGGGCCGCTCATCCTGTCGGCCTTGAATGCTGCCGACTCGATTGTCTATGCCGCCACGGCCTCCAGTGACGGCGTGGATGGTGTTGCAGGCGCACGGCGCACTGTCGAACAGTTCCGCCTCAGCAGAACGCGCATCGCCGCACCCATCACGCTCTCAGAGGCCGGGATCGTCCTCGGCAGGGTCCAAGAAACAATCCCCTCCCGCCCAGCCGTAGCCAGCACGGACGAGCTGCGCGCTACCGGAATGCTTCTCATGCCCCTAGTGCCCGAAAGGGCCATCATTCAAGAAGTCCGCCTCACGGGGGAGTGGTACGGCAACTACAGAAAGGGCGCACCCGTCGTGGCCGCCTACGCCAAGATCGTGAACCAGGTGATTCGATGA
- a CDS encoding single-stranded DNA-binding protein yields the protein MSTQRTITGNLAADVDVVKAGSLNITKFRVIENTGEYRAGRYMEHVDATTHFVEAKFELGENAAATLHKGDAVIVVGREHTNSWGPEGSKTYGRVIDADYIGADLSRAVAQIRRNSKPDDQA from the coding sequence ATGTCAACTCAGCGCACGATCACCGGGAACCTCGCCGCCGACGTCGACGTAGTGAAGGCAGGCAGTCTCAACATCACGAAATTTCGAGTCATCGAGAACACGGGGGAGTACCGCGCCGGAAGGTACATGGAACACGTCGATGCAACGACTCACTTCGTTGAAGCCAAGTTCGAGTTGGGCGAGAACGCAGCGGCCACCCTCCACAAGGGAGATGCCGTGATCGTCGTCGGACGAGAGCACACCAACAGCTGGGGCCCCGAAGGATCCAAGACGTACGGCCGCGTCATCGACGCCGACTACATCGGCGCCGACCTCAGCCGCGCCGTGGCGCAGATCCGCCGCAACAGCAAGCCCGACGACCAGGCCTAA